One stretch of Kwoniella pini CBS 10737 chromosome 3, complete sequence DNA includes these proteins:
- a CDS encoding 60S ribosomal protein eL38, with amino-acid sequence MPQQVRDIKKFLEIARRKDATLARIKKTAIKTPTSASLKTKAAKKAPTHVTKFKIRCSRYLYTLVLDDAEKAEKLKQSLPPGLKVEDITNKAPKKK; translated from the exons ATG CCTCAACAAGTCCGAGATATCAAAAAGTTCCTCGAGATCGCTCGAAGAAAGGATGCTACTC TTGCCCGAATCAAGAAGACCGCTATCAAAACTCCTACTTCCGCTTCTCTTAAAACCAAAGCCGCTAAAAAGGCTCCTACCCACGTaacaaaattcaagattagaTGTTCAAGATACCTTTACACTTTAGTCCTTGATGATGCTGAGAAGGCTGAGAAATTGAAGCAATCTCTTCCTCCTG GATTAAAGGTTGAAGATATCACCAACAAAGCTCctaagaagaagtaa
- a CDS encoding 60S ribosomal protein eL8, with protein MGKIKPKAAKGKSKPASAPYGTKKAVKKDQNPLFEKRSRTFGIGGDLAPKRDLTRFVKWPEYVRLQRQKVILNQRLKVPPAIAQFSQTLDKNTATQLFQLLNKYKPESKQEKKARLTSEAESRAKEGDKATTKDSKKPVFAKYGLNHVIALVEAKKAQLVVIADDVDPIELVVFLPALCRKMGVPYVIVKGKARLGLITGKKTSSSVAITDVRSEDSQALANLVSAAKANYLDKADEIRRHWGGGIRGNKSIAKLRKRAKAAGQDAKKIDVSL; from the exons ATGGGGAAGATAAAA CCTAAAGCCGCTAAAGGAAAATCTAAGCCAGCTTCTGCTCCTTACGGAACTAAAAAGGCCGTTAAGAAGGACCAAAATCCTCTTTTCGAAAAACGATCCAGGACTTTCGGTATCG GTGGTGATCTCGCTCCTAAGAGAGATTTGACCCGATTCGTTAAATGGCCAGAGTACGTTAGACTCCAAAGACAAAAGGTTATCCTTAACCAACgattgaag GTTCCTCCTGCTATCGCTCAATTCTCTCAAACTTTGGACAAAAACACTGCTACTCAACTTTTCCAACTTCTTAACAAATACAAGCCAGAATCTAAACAAGAGAAAAAAGCTCGTCTTACTtctgaagctgaatcaagagctaaagaaggtgaCAAAGCCACCACTAAAGATTCTAAAAAACCAGTTTTCGCTAAATACGGTTTAAACCATGTTATCGCTCTTGttgaagctaaaaaagcTCAATTAGTTGTTATTGCCGATGATGTTGACCCAATTGAATTGGTTGTCTTCTTACCTGCTCTTTGTAGAAAGATGGGTGTACCTTACGTTATCGttaaaggtaaagcaaGACTTGGTTTGATTACTGGAAAgaaaacttcttcttcagttgCTATTACCGATGTTAGATCAGAAGATTCTCAAGCTCTTGCCAACCTTGTTTCTGCTGCCAAGGCTAACTACCTTGACaaagctgatgaaattagaagaCACTGGGGTGGTGGTATCCGAGGTAACAAGTC TATTGCTAAACTTAGAAAGAGAGCTAAGGCTGCCGGTCAAGATGCCAAGAAAATCGATGTTTCCCTTTAA